In a single window of the Aminomonas paucivorans DSM 12260 genome:
- a CDS encoding TAXI family TRAP transporter solute-binding subunit, whose translation MKRISLLLISGLLVAALAGAAQAKTFLSIATGGTSGTYYPIGGAIAQAASKGAPDLQVTAETGNASVANLNLIGTHGIEIAFAQNDVTYWAYHGKVMFKAPFKNIRVIASLYPEHVHLITLKNSGVKGIMDLKGKKVSVGAPGSGVEGDVRAIFQSAGLKYADMKTDFLDFGATTQRFKDNQIDAGFVVAGYPVASIMDLSTTKEVNLVDFDDAFLAKLQKEFPYFVKSSIPANTYKGVTTETKTPAVMAILVCDDKVPADVIYKFTKGLWDNIGDVQKSHAKGKLITLKTALDGITAPLHPGAAKFYKEKGLKLP comes from the coding sequence ATGAAACGCATTTCTCTGCTTCTTATTTCCGGTCTTCTGGTTGCTGCCCTGGCTGGGGCGGCCCAGGCCAAGACGTTCCTTTCCATCGCCACCGGCGGCACGTCCGGCACCTACTACCCCATCGGCGGCGCCATCGCCCAGGCGGCTAGCAAGGGCGCTCCGGACCTTCAGGTCACCGCCGAGACCGGCAACGCTTCCGTGGCCAACCTGAACCTCATCGGCACCCACGGCATCGAGATCGCCTTCGCCCAGAACGACGTCACCTACTGGGCCTACCACGGAAAAGTGATGTTCAAGGCTCCCTTCAAGAACATCCGGGTCATCGCTTCCCTCTATCCGGAGCACGTGCACCTCATCACCCTGAAGAACTCCGGCGTCAAGGGCATCATGGACCTGAAGGGCAAGAAGGTCTCCGTGGGCGCTCCCGGATCGGGCGTGGAGGGCGACGTGCGGGCCATCTTCCAGTCCGCCGGTCTGAAGTACGCCGACATGAAGACCGACTTCCTGGACTTCGGCGCCACCACCCAGCGGTTCAAGGACAACCAGATCGACGCGGGCTTCGTGGTGGCGGGCTACCCCGTGGCCTCCATCATGGACCTCTCCACCACCAAAGAGGTCAACCTGGTGGACTTCGACGACGCCTTCCTGGCGAAGCTTCAGAAGGAATTCCCCTACTTCGTGAAGAGCTCCATCCCCGCCAACACCTACAAGGGCGTCACCACCGAGACCAAGACCCCTGCGGTCATGGCCATCCTGGTGTGCGACGACAAGGTCCCGGCGGACGTGATCTACAAGTTCACCAAGGGCCTCTGGGACAATATTGGGGACGTCCAGAAGTCCCATGCCAAGGGCAAGCTCATCACCCTGAAGACCGCCCTGGACGGCATCACCGCTCCTCTGCACCCCGGCGCCGCGAAGTTCTACAAGGAAAAGGGTCTGAAGCTTCCCTAG